A single region of the Bicyclus anynana chromosome 16, ilBicAnyn1.1, whole genome shotgun sequence genome encodes:
- the LOC128198870 gene encoding uncharacterized protein LOC128198870: protein MECATHGAMAQEGESWRRRCGCLRTSDKLKRMLDCFPPPPPPTPEYSKGINSVKQDLYLADLRRANGHPRCRNIEVKLLPESNERLECVTKILGNTCISAFCTSPHFPTNFQTSEPKKPVKLALETQEDLETEKALKKARTWHVMSELVHLIQISVTATALALYYLIYCYMQLVYYTLRSALYVHNADGPMKVTIAVVTVTSLVVAFNVLLKIEKIIGVS, encoded by the exons ATGGAGTGCGCGACACACGGCGCGATGGCTCAGGAAGGCGAGAGCTGGCGGCGACGCTGCGGCTGTCTCCGAACAAGTGACAAGCTGAAGCGGATGTTGGACTGCTTcccgcccccgccgccgccTACACCGGAGTACTCTAAAGGAATTAACTCTGTAAAGCAGGATTTATATTTGGCCGATTTAAGACGAGCGAATGGTCATCCCCGCTGTCGaaatattgaagtaaaactACTCCCCGAGTCAAACGAACGACTAGAATGCGTTACAAAAATT ctAGGGAATACCTGCATCTCCGCCTTCTGCACCAGCCCTCACTTCCCCACGAACTTCCAAACTTCAGAACCCAAAAAACCAGTGAAGCTAGCTCTAGAAACTCAGGAGGATTTGGAAACGgaaaaagctttaaaaaaa GCTAGAACATGGCACGTGATGAGCGAGCTGGTGCATCTGATCCAGATATCCGTGACGGCCACCGCGCTGGCGCTGTACTACCTCATCTACTGCTACATGCAGCTCGTGTACTACACCTTGCGGAGCGCCCTCTACGTGCACAATGCAGATGG ACCCATGAAGGTTACAATAGCGGTCGTAACAGTGACGTCTCTCGTAGTTGCCTTCAATGTTTTACTGAAAATTGAGAAGATAATAggtgtttcataa
- the LOC112055923 gene encoding probable serine/threonine-protein kinase DDB_G0282963 isoform X2, with protein MVDKMKSEKSQLTKDIATLSVRLAESKHNYSMLQKENERYKNDMNLAIQLLQCKPDNFVSQKLDNLPVDTQARVSQYVMSKTVKPVSSTHSKNGNEIDTFDASEYEFNISASLMSKILEDSIQDSVTKHCDTCSCSKSQNKPFCYNESYYTVSTQTMLSGEIKNSLCLNCNAEIKSLHSGLSVRSHSPPGVRLVNERINHSPLYIMPHNSLAEPNEAREHVVENNKPNNVINDMIKSEDKLKLELQREIAHKVEENFKLRKNSVTMEPSVHHKLCDRTKTSISSKKSSINSLSPEDILIRDVLNNSKEMILKTSILPAEKANLRANSHGSMGAASRTSSVAKSTVSTHKSNTQVGPGPRFCHLRMQAGSKNILLDNAEPDVPPVLYRRQSKCNESSIFKDLNDGLDNFIDLDKCNDDTKSDTNKNENVVVESTLIDVHVDSNNKEPSMTVKSSSINPVLLNVSSSPLQPLKTHNFSNNSEYNNNSQIGSQHNTSEIDNLLNDFNGDSNNTPNNNDHSIDVPKKIDVESPVENQEIKIFNFDRYEQSKVANQFNRSIKKIDMSQLHSIESTKISKDFPPVGAEEVLDKKVEPLKPTLPNIVNVYPNLTQTHLKVNESKKVFTNEQSTSSLSSDDSAALLQKQQLLRVAEWVEKNLEQQNNLNDPLEDECSFTARAMRRDSKINRLTETLNELALSMPHPVSKYSKLYNKEPRNNWIHSVVTSQNTNQDKHRQGESNSKMVNSIVKETIFPVECGDETVTEINDKKVYSRGDVTEIDVGKELRDALKNKGEKEISPEDLAKMEYNVKKFLLSGPYWVHSGSGGRSRRTSSKTETDV; from the coding sequence CTTCCTGTTGATACCCAAGCAAGAGTGTCTCAATATGTCATGTCCAAGACTGTGAAGCCTGTCAGTTCTACACATTCAAAAAATGGAAATGAAATTGACACTTTTGATGCAAGTGAGtatgaatttaatatttctgCATCACTTATGTCAAAAATTCTTGAAGACAGCATTCAGGATTCTGTGACCAAGCACTGTGACACCTGCTCTTGTTCAAAATCTCAAAACAAACCTTTCTGttacaatgaaagttattataCTGTTTCAACACAGACAATGTTGAGTGGAGAAATTAAAAACAGTCTATGCTTAAACTGTAATGCGGAAATAAAATCGTTGCATTCGGGTTTGAGTGTACGCAGCCATTCCCCTCCTGGAGTCAGGCTTGTTAATGAGAGAATAAACCACAGTCCTTTATACATAATGCCACATAATAGTCTTGCTGAACCAAATGAGGCGCGAGAGCATGTAGTTGAAAATAACAAAcctaataatgttattaatgaCATGATTAAAAGTGAAGACAAATTGAAATTAGAATTGCAAAGAGAAATTGCTCATAAAGTAGAGGAAAATTTCAAACTTCGCAAAAACAGTGTCACTATGGAGCCATCCGTTCATCACAAACTGTGTGATCGCACAAAAACCTCGATATCTAGTAAAAAAAGCAGTATCAACAGCTTAAGCCCGGAAGATATACTCATTCGAGATGTACTGAATAATAGTAAAGAAATGATACTGAAAACTTCGATTCTCCCGGCTGAGAAAGCAAATTTAAGGGCGAACTCTCATGGTTCAATGGGAGCTGCCAGCCGAACATCGTCTGTTGCAAAATCAACCGTGAGCACACACAAGTCTAATACACAAGTAGGTCCGGGGCCGAGATTCTGCCACTTGCGTATGCAAGCGggttctaaaaatatattactagaTAACGCTGAACCAGATGTTCCACCCGTTTTATATCGACGTCAGAGCAAATGTAACGAAAGTTCAATTTTTAAAGACCTTAATGATGGTTTAgataattttatagatttagacAAATGTAACGATGATACCAAAAGCGatactaataaaaatgaaaacgtTGTGGTTGAAAGCACTTTGATAGACGTCCATGTCGATAGTAATAATAAAGAACCTAGTATGACTGTGAAAAGTAGTTCCATAAATCCAGTATTGTTAAATGTATCCTCGTCACCACTACAACCATTAAAGActcataatttttcaaataattctgaGTATAATAACAATTCCCAGATCGGAAGCCAGCATAACACATCAGAGATCGATAACTTATTGAATGATTTTAATGGAGATTCGAACAATACTCCAAACAACAATGATCATAGTATTGATGtaccaaaaaaaattgatgtCGAATCGCCCGTTGAAAATcaggaaataaaaatctttaatttcgATCGTTACGAACAAAGTAAGGTGGCCAATCAGTTTAACAGGTCGATAAAGAAAATTGACATGTCACAGCTTCATTCTATTGAAAgcacaaaaatttcaaaagattTTCCTCCTGTTGGCGCAGAGGAAGTCCTTGATAAAAAAGTAGAACCTTTGAAACCGACTTTACCAAACATAGTCAATGTTTATCCAAATCTAACTCAAACACATTTGAAGGTTAATGAAAGTAAGAAAGTGTTCACAAATGAGCAAAGTACCAGCTCACTATCAAGTGACGACAGCGCAGCACtattacaaaaacaacaacTGCTCAGAGTTGCGGAGTGGGTGGAAAAGAATTTGGAGCAGCAAAACAATTTGAACGACCCATTAGAGGATGAGTGCTCGTTTACGGCTCGTGCTATGCGGAGAGACAGTAAAATAAACAGACTCACCGAAACACTGAACGAATTGGCACTCAGTATGCCACATCCAGTCAGCAAGTATTCGAAGTTGTACAACAAGGAGCCTCGTAATAATTGGATTCACAGTGTTGTAACAAGTCAGAACACGAATCAAGATAAACACAGACAGGGTGAATCTAATTCGAAAATGGTTAACAGCATTGTGAAAGAAACTATATTCCCAGTTGAATGCGGCGATGAAACGGTCACTGAAATCAATGATAAAAAAGTTTATAGTCGCGGAGACGTAACAGAGATTGACGTTGGCAAAGAATTGCGCGATGCCTTGAAAAATAAAGGCGAAAAGGAAATATCGCCTGAAGATTTGGCGAAAATGGAATATAATGTGAAGAAGTTTTTATTGAGCGGGCCTTATTGGGTGCACTCTGGTTCCGGAGGCAGAAGTCGGCGCACAAGCAGCAAAACTGAGACTGATGTATAA